A genome region from Pseudomonas pergaminensis includes the following:
- a CDS encoding ABC transporter ATP-binding protein, translating into MIEQHPLLRSLAIYREMPWRFALVAALYVAINLGLVWQQWLIGHAVNDMSAGRAVVHAPDGSLDASLGWYWLALMLAVAVGRGVLQYIASVLSLVISQALLTRLRERILAQVQSLHLGYHWQHGMGEMITRTTRDADKVRDALITFWRQLVETPLVVLATVGLLGWYDPLLGLVPLLLTVTGLWIFVRQTERLVSLDRAVGSAYDRVNQDLSEGIGGVRVIKSFGLEQQRIQGFADQVTVFASLARQALAYSSSRIPLPQAVVALGHVWILVYGAHLVAAGQLGIGELVTSLLIATTLVFRIEGIGRVMQTFADARASAERIWQLLDAPSAILSGNGALPAGPLGLKLEHVSVTAPGGGRDILHDCSLTLQPGEIVALVGATGTGKSLLASLLPRLSDVTAGRLLLGSDANGWQDIRDLQLGPLRQRVHVVPQESFLFAGTLAANLRLTAPAATDEQLRAALHLAAAEDVLQRLPQGLETPLGDRGVTLSGGQRQRLCLARALLGTPDILCLDDATSALDAISERQVLNNLRQLHGTTVLVISSKLSTILLADRVLVLDDGRINAHGRHTDLQSTHAHYRDLLGIDHG; encoded by the coding sequence ATGATTGAACAACACCCTCTTTTACGCAGCCTGGCGATCTACCGGGAAATGCCCTGGCGGTTCGCGCTGGTGGCGGCGCTGTACGTGGCGATCAACCTGGGGCTGGTCTGGCAGCAATGGCTGATCGGCCACGCCGTGAATGACATGAGTGCCGGCCGCGCAGTCGTCCATGCGCCTGACGGCAGCCTGGATGCCAGCCTCGGCTGGTACTGGCTGGCGCTGATGCTCGCCGTGGCGGTGGGACGCGGCGTACTGCAATACATCGCCAGTGTGCTGTCGCTGGTGATCAGCCAGGCGCTGCTGACGCGCCTGCGCGAACGCATTCTGGCCCAGGTGCAAAGCCTGCACCTGGGGTATCACTGGCAGCACGGCATGGGCGAGATGATCACGCGCACCACCCGCGACGCCGACAAGGTTCGCGACGCCTTGATCACCTTCTGGCGGCAACTGGTGGAAACCCCGCTGGTGGTGCTCGCCACCGTCGGCCTGTTGGGCTGGTATGACCCACTGCTGGGGCTGGTGCCCTTGCTGCTGACAGTCACCGGGCTGTGGATTTTCGTGCGCCAGACCGAGCGCCTGGTCAGCCTGGACCGTGCGGTCGGCAGCGCCTATGACCGCGTCAACCAAGACCTCAGCGAAGGCATCGGCGGCGTGCGTGTGATCAAGTCTTTTGGCCTGGAACAGCAGCGGATCCAGGGCTTTGCTGATCAGGTCACGGTATTCGCTTCGTTGGCCCGCCAGGCCCTGGCGTATTCCAGCTCGCGCATTCCGCTGCCTCAGGCCGTAGTTGCCCTGGGCCATGTGTGGATCCTGGTGTACGGCGCGCACCTGGTCGCCGCCGGGCAACTGGGGATTGGCGAACTGGTCACCTCGCTGCTGATCGCCACCACGCTGGTGTTTCGGATCGAAGGTATCGGCCGGGTCATGCAGACTTTTGCCGATGCGCGGGCGAGTGCCGAACGTATCTGGCAACTGCTCGATGCGCCCTCGGCGATCCTCAGCGGCAATGGCGCCCTGCCCGCTGGCCCGCTGGGGCTCAAGCTGGAGCATGTCAGCGTGACGGCTCCGGGGGGTGGCCGCGACATTCTGCATGACTGCTCGCTGACCTTGCAGCCCGGTGAAATCGTCGCACTGGTCGGCGCCACCGGCACTGGCAAAAGCCTGTTGGCCAGCCTGTTGCCGCGCCTCAGCGATGTGACCGCCGGGCGCTTGTTGCTGGGTTCGGATGCCAACGGCTGGCAGGACATCCGCGACCTGCAGCTCGGCCCGCTACGCCAACGCGTGCACGTGGTACCCCAGGAAAGTTTCCTGTTCGCCGGCACCCTCGCCGCCAACCTGCGCCTGACCGCCCCCGCAGCTACAGACGAACAGTTGCGTGCAGCCTTGCACCTGGCCGCTGCCGAAGACGTGTTGCAGCGCCTGCCCCAGGGCCTGGAAACCCCGTTGGGCGACCGTGGCGTGACCTTGTCCGGCGGCCAGCGCCAACGCCTGTGCCTGGCCCGCGCGCTGCTGGGCACCCCGGACATCCTGTGCCTGGATGACGCCACCAGCGCCCTTGACGCGATCAGCGAACGCCAGGTGCTGAATAACTTGCGGCAACTGCACGGCACCACAGTGTTGGTGATCTCCAGCAAGCTCTCGACCATTCTGTTGGCCGACCGCGTGCTAGTGCTGGACGACGGCAGGATCAACGCTCACGGCCGTCACACCGACCTGCAATCCACCCATGCGCATTACCGCGACCTGCTGGGGATCGACCATGGCTAA
- a CDS encoding acyl-CoA dehydrogenase family protein yields the protein MTTFEQAPIRQLHSEADAIAAAKEIAVEIAAIAADPEQNGQLPWRQAQLLSESGITAIGVPKAFGGLGASVQTIVETVRIISVADGGVGQLLQIHNVMLRGIFNGYPDAVRDRLVSDVLAGKRFGNALAEVGGKNKFALKTRVERREDGALVLNGSKFYSTGSYLAEWISLTAASDDGGAGVLLNRDTPGLTLVDDWAAFGQKNSISGTVNFDNIVLDEDYVSRRKGPMKRTGLTFPQILHAAIDTGIAAGALAAAVDYLKHNARPWVESGVDHANEEPHIIKQIGEYAVALRAAESLLRDAARVFDAHELDPENKELQDALILSVATARAHSDSASLEISSDIFSLLGASSSLSKWNLDRFWRNARVHTTHDPIRWRLHHVGNYYLNGVDPGEYTAILNAKETQGATRT from the coding sequence ATGACTACGTTTGAACAGGCGCCTATACGCCAACTGCACAGTGAAGCCGATGCCATCGCCGCGGCCAAGGAGATCGCGGTGGAGATCGCCGCCATCGCCGCCGACCCGGAGCAAAACGGCCAGCTGCCGTGGCGCCAGGCACAGCTGTTATCCGAAAGCGGCATCACCGCTATCGGCGTGCCGAAAGCCTTTGGCGGGCTGGGAGCTTCAGTGCAGACCATCGTCGAGACCGTACGGATTATCTCGGTGGCCGATGGTGGCGTCGGCCAACTGCTGCAGATCCACAACGTGATGCTGCGTGGGATTTTCAACGGCTACCCAGACGCGGTGCGTGATCGACTGGTCAGTGATGTGCTGGCCGGCAAGCGCTTCGGCAACGCCCTGGCCGAAGTCGGCGGCAAGAATAAGTTCGCGCTCAAGACCCGCGTCGAACGCCGCGAGGACGGCGCGCTGGTGCTCAATGGCAGCAAGTTCTACTCCACCGGTTCTTACCTGGCCGAATGGATCTCGCTCACCGCTGCCTCGGACGACGGCGGTGCGGGTGTATTGCTCAACCGCGATACCCCAGGCCTCACGCTGGTGGATGACTGGGCCGCTTTCGGCCAGAAGAACTCGATCAGCGGCACGGTGAATTTTGACAATATCGTGCTGGATGAAGACTACGTATCGCGTCGCAAAGGCCCAATGAAACGTACCGGGCTGACGTTCCCGCAGATCCTCCACGCCGCCATCGACACCGGCATCGCCGCCGGCGCCTTGGCCGCCGCCGTCGACTACCTCAAGCACAACGCACGGCCGTGGGTGGAAAGTGGCGTCGACCATGCCAACGAAGAGCCTCATATCATCAAGCAGATCGGCGAATACGCAGTGGCCCTGCGTGCTGCCGAATCGCTGCTGCGCGACGCCGCGCGGGTGTTTGATGCCCATGAGTTGGACCCGGAGAACAAAGAACTGCAGGACGCGTTGATCCTCTCGGTCGCCACCGCGCGTGCGCATTCCGACAGCGCTTCGCTGGAGATTTCCAGCGATATCTTCTCGTTGCTGGGGGCCAGTTCGTCGCTGAGCAAATGGAACCTGGACCGCTTCTGGCGCAATGCGCGGGTGCACACCACCCATGACCCGATCCGCTGGCGTTTGCACCACGTGGGCAACTACTACCTCAACGGGGTGGACCCAGGCGAATACACCGCGATCCTGAATGCCAAGGAAACCCAAGGCGCCACCCGCACATAA
- a CDS encoding ABC transporter substrate-binding protein has protein sequence MTLSAVLPTPELEQIWFTRCPVPTASGIAYKLGWLTEEFAPDGLPVSTLQEARQLGRHHYDHDLPGLFREGGNVPALAARAAGAPSRLIGLTWIEEWQTILVRPDSGITRPEDLKGKRLALPAWGDSRPGSIARAMSLHGYKGALSLAGLGFDDVELVEVALQDQSQAPDPQQGLQRLWSGLDYLVRGEVDAVYVKGASAADAARRLGLVVGIDLDLIAEPRYRINNGTPRPITVHQSLLDNHFDLVVRFLAQTLSAAEWAANNRDGLNAILEEETRAGSAGVAEAYRGDFHTTLAPDLSAQRLDFLGTQKEFLYLHGFLERDFSIADWVDPRPLQAAHELLAKRRA, from the coding sequence ATGACCCTATCCGCTGTCCTGCCCACGCCTGAGCTTGAGCAGATCTGGTTTACCCGCTGCCCGGTGCCGACGGCATCCGGCATCGCCTACAAGCTGGGGTGGTTGACCGAAGAGTTCGCGCCGGACGGCTTGCCCGTGTCGACGTTGCAGGAGGCTCGCCAGCTGGGCCGTCATCACTACGATCACGACCTGCCGGGGCTGTTTCGCGAAGGCGGCAACGTCCCCGCCCTGGCCGCCCGCGCTGCCGGTGCGCCAAGCCGGCTGATCGGCCTGACCTGGATCGAAGAATGGCAAACCATCCTTGTGCGTCCGGACTCCGGCATCACCCGCCCCGAAGACTTGAAAGGCAAGCGCCTGGCCCTGCCGGCCTGGGGTGACAGCCGCCCCGGCAGCATCGCTCGCGCCATGAGTTTGCACGGCTACAAGGGCGCGCTGAGCCTGGCGGGTCTTGGGTTCGACGATGTCGAGCTGGTGGAAGTGGCCTTGCAGGACCAGTCCCAAGCCCCGGACCCGCAACAGGGCCTGCAACGCCTGTGGTCGGGCCTGGATTACCTGGTGCGCGGCGAGGTGGACGCGGTGTACGTCAAGGGCGCGTCGGCAGCGGACGCCGCGCGGCGCCTGGGGCTGGTGGTGGGCATCGACCTGGACCTGATCGCCGAGCCGCGCTATCGCATCAACAACGGCACGCCACGGCCGATCACCGTGCACCAGAGCCTGCTGGACAACCACTTTGACCTGGTGGTGCGCTTTCTCGCGCAAACCCTCAGTGCGGCCGAGTGGGCGGCGAACAATCGCGACGGCCTCAACGCCATCCTCGAAGAAGAAACCCGCGCCGGCAGCGCCGGGGTGGCCGAAGCCTATCGAGGGGATTTCCACACCACCCTGGCGCCGGACCTGTCCGCCCAGCGCCTGGATTTCCTCGGCACCCAAAAAGAATTTCTTTACCTGCACGGCTTCCTGGAGCGCGATTTTTCCATCGCCGACTGGGTCGATCCGCGCCCCCTGCAAGCCGCCCATGAACTGTTGGCCAAACGCCGCGCCTGA
- a CDS encoding class II aldolase/adducin family protein, translated as MTAIVHAQPISLELQAFVDKVLLEAEEAFTVFRETNTITANGTVGFIERVPGQELLVSVNYGGPWNYRKPLQATVTDFAGNVILGKGKGGLGRYTKLFQQHADVTTVSHVHSPYLGAWAQTHRTLPFHYVPVQRYQLARELPVYIDRRQQEVDFILDKIAENPFNLAILEANGGSTVWGKQGLRATAEFILLLEEGAQLQLLADALGGSRAYGPGVLTQQWKMSGLFEQATALGLVPAIDRKN; from the coding sequence ATGACTGCCATTGTCCACGCTCAACCCATCAGCCTCGAACTGCAGGCCTTTGTCGACAAAGTGCTGCTGGAGGCCGAAGAGGCTTTCACCGTATTCCGTGAAACCAACACCATTACCGCCAACGGCACCGTTGGCTTTATCGAGCGCGTCCCCGGCCAGGAGTTGCTGGTGTCGGTGAACTACGGCGGCCCGTGGAACTACCGCAAACCGCTGCAAGCCACGGTGACCGACTTTGCCGGCAACGTCATCCTCGGCAAGGGCAAGGGGGGCCTGGGGCGCTACACCAAGCTGTTCCAGCAGCACGCCGACGTGACCACCGTGTCCCATGTGCACTCGCCGTACCTGGGCGCCTGGGCCCAGACCCATCGCACCTTGCCGTTCCACTACGTACCGGTGCAGCGCTACCAGTTGGCGCGGGAACTGCCGGTGTACATCGACCGCCGCCAGCAGGAAGTGGACTTCATCCTCGACAAGATCGCCGAGAACCCCTTCAACCTGGCAATCCTTGAAGCCAACGGCGGCTCCACTGTATGGGGCAAGCAAGGGCTGCGCGCCACCGCGGAATTCATCCTGTTGCTGGAGGAGGGCGCACAGCTGCAGTTGCTCGCGGATGCGCTGGGTGGCTCCCGCGCTTACGGACCGGGCGTACTGACCCAGCAGTGGAAGATGAGCGGGTTGTTCGAGCAGGCCACCGCGCTGGGCCTTGTACCCGCTATCGACCGCAAAAACTAA
- a CDS encoding LLM class flavin-dependent oxidoreductase yields the protein MAVKILWYLTTPDGPYPWEPEGRWKTDFQHLKQLAVASDRLGYYGSLLGSSPNESLAVAASLIDATERLRFLVAQHPGELSPAVLAKWALTVDQFSNGRLLFNVVNGNDAGLATLGVHYPHDERYAFSLEYWRAFQGFYAGDTRGYDGQYVKLAPRSPGAASHPLGGWHPPYQKPGIPLWGAGTSGPGVEHSVQLLDVYLSFANTPPKLGDKFRKVAAEAAKIGRELTFGTRLQIIVRETEEEAWAHAEKLLQRTSLQTARNAIERQLPAGVSFEDFHSDDPQTQRNVETLRAGRLPTARELEIYPNVWLGPSLFGFNILGPAAGTYLVGSAEQVAERIREYEAQGTSAFILSGFPLIDEAHRVADLLFPLLDLDHGFDVPRLGVTHKAAQREEA from the coding sequence ATGGCTGTAAAAATTCTCTGGTACCTCACTACGCCTGACGGACCTTATCCATGGGAACCCGAAGGCCGCTGGAAAACCGACTTTCAACACCTCAAGCAACTCGCGGTGGCCAGCGATCGCCTCGGCTACTACGGCTCGTTGCTCGGCTCCAGCCCGAATGAAAGCCTGGCCGTGGCCGCTTCGCTGATCGACGCCACCGAGCGCCTGCGCTTCCTGGTGGCGCAACACCCGGGCGAGCTGTCGCCGGCGGTACTGGCCAAGTGGGCACTCACGGTTGACCAGTTCTCCAACGGCCGCCTGCTGTTCAACGTGGTCAACGGCAACGACGCCGGCCTGGCCACCCTGGGGGTGCATTACCCCCACGACGAGCGTTATGCGTTCAGCCTCGAATACTGGCGCGCATTCCAGGGCTTCTACGCCGGCGACACGCGCGGTTATGACGGCCAGTACGTCAAGCTTGCCCCGCGTTCGCCCGGCGCGGCCAGCCATCCCCTTGGCGGTTGGCATCCGCCTTACCAGAAACCCGGGATTCCCTTGTGGGGCGCCGGCACATCGGGGCCTGGCGTCGAGCACTCGGTGCAGTTGCTGGACGTGTACCTGAGCTTCGCCAATACCCCGCCGAAACTTGGCGACAAGTTCCGCAAGGTTGCCGCCGAAGCTGCCAAGATTGGCCGCGAACTGACCTTCGGCACCCGCCTGCAGATCATCGTGCGCGAGACCGAGGAGGAAGCCTGGGCCCACGCCGAGAAACTGCTGCAACGCACTTCGCTGCAGACCGCGCGCAACGCCATTGAGCGCCAGTTGCCAGCGGGCGTGAGCTTCGAGGATTTCCACAGCGACGACCCGCAAACCCAGCGCAATGTCGAGACCCTTCGAGCCGGGCGCCTGCCCACAGCGCGCGAACTGGAGATCTACCCCAACGTGTGGCTCGGCCCGAGCCTGTTCGGCTTCAACATCCTCGGCCCGGCCGCTGGCACCTACCTGGTGGGCAGTGCCGAGCAGGTCGCCGAGCGCATCCGCGAATATGAAGCCCAGGGCACCTCGGCGTTCATCCTCTCCGGCTTCCCGCTGATCGATGAAGCCCACCGCGTGGCCGACCTGCTGTTCCCACTGCTGGACCTGGACCACGGTTTCGACGTACCGCGCCTGGGCGTGACCCACAAGGCTGCACAGCGCGAAGAGGCTTGA
- a CDS encoding ABC transporter substrate-binding protein, which yields MSDGFSRRVFLGNSLVVGGGLLLGGCDSGAATQGATALPGKPVRGGRLRIGIIDGDQSGNLDAHKPVGGGIIRGWALYSKFWEWNTDVSTRLALAEFAEPNADASAWTIRIKPGLEFHHGKTIGADDMLFSLLRLTDPKLASPFAGLVGAIDRNALRKLDERTIEIRFKQGQSFFPLDETLISFGGIVPTDYDPITNPVGAGPYKLKRFVPGQRSLYTRFENYYKPGQPYADELEIIEFKDQVSRVAALRAGQIDVASGVQAEHSALLKADSRLSLCVSPSTSFTGFNLNLAKPPFDDVRVRQAFRLLADRQELVDRGLNGFGRLANDLYSPHDPTYNHAIAQRPYDLDQARVLLRQAGHTDLRVELTTTPGPGVNAALVLAQQAKKAGVEVRVTQVDGAVFNGPQREQWQLSPGSTPARGFLASALHNDAPLAIYNRSNFHDERFDSLYRQALAQPDLERRKSLVHEAQQIQHERGGLLIWGFSDVLDAASVKVGGLNPEQTTFASWRFDELWLNHV from the coding sequence ATGAGTGACGGATTTTCCCGCCGAGTGTTCCTCGGCAACAGCCTGGTGGTCGGCGGCGGTTTGCTGCTGGGCGGCTGCGACAGCGGTGCGGCCACCCAAGGCGCGACGGCCTTGCCGGGTAAACCCGTGAGGGGCGGGCGCCTGCGCATCGGCATTATCGACGGCGACCAGTCTGGCAACCTCGACGCGCACAAACCGGTGGGCGGCGGGATCATCCGTGGCTGGGCGCTGTACAGCAAGTTCTGGGAATGGAACACCGACGTCAGCACGCGCCTGGCGCTGGCCGAGTTTGCCGAGCCGAACGCCGACGCCAGCGCCTGGACCATTCGCATCAAGCCGGGCCTGGAGTTTCATCATGGCAAGACCATCGGCGCCGACGACATGCTGTTCTCACTCTTGCGCCTCACCGATCCCAAGCTGGCTTCACCCTTTGCCGGGCTGGTCGGCGCCATCGACCGCAATGCCTTGCGCAAGCTGGACGAACGCACCATCGAGATCCGTTTCAAGCAAGGCCAGAGCTTCTTCCCGCTGGATGAAACCCTGATCAGCTTCGGCGGCATCGTGCCCACCGACTACGACCCGATCACCAATCCGGTGGGCGCCGGCCCCTACAAGCTCAAGCGCTTTGTACCCGGCCAGCGCTCGCTGTACACGCGGTTCGAGAACTACTACAAACCCGGCCAGCCGTATGCCGATGAGCTGGAAATCATCGAGTTCAAGGACCAGGTCTCCCGCGTGGCGGCCTTGCGCGCCGGGCAGATCGACGTGGCAAGTGGCGTGCAGGCCGAGCACAGCGCGTTGCTCAAGGCCGATTCACGCCTGTCGTTGTGCGTCTCGCCGAGCACCTCGTTTACCGGTTTCAACCTCAACCTGGCCAAGCCGCCGTTCGATGACGTGCGCGTGCGCCAGGCCTTCCGCCTGCTGGCCGACCGGCAGGAACTGGTGGACCGTGGCCTGAATGGCTTTGGCCGCCTCGCCAACGACCTGTATTCGCCCCATGACCCCACCTACAACCACGCCATCGCCCAGCGCCCGTACGACCTGGACCAGGCGCGCGTGTTGTTGCGCCAGGCCGGGCACACCGATTTGCGCGTGGAGCTGACCACCACCCCAGGGCCAGGTGTGAATGCCGCGCTGGTATTGGCGCAGCAGGCGAAAAAGGCCGGTGTGGAGGTGCGTGTGACCCAGGTCGACGGCGCCGTGTTCAATGGCCCGCAGCGAGAGCAATGGCAACTGTCGCCAGGCTCGACACCTGCCCGAGGCTTCCTGGCTTCGGCGCTGCACAACGACGCGCCGCTGGCGATCTACAACCGCAGCAATTTCCACGATGAGCGCTTCGACAGCCTGTATCGCCAGGCCCTGGCCCAACCCGATCTTGAGCGGCGCAAAAGCCTGGTGCATGAGGCCCAGCAGATCCAGCACGAACGCGGCGGCCTGTTGATCTGGGGTTTCAGCGATGTCCTGGACGCGGCTTCCGTGAAGGTCGGCGGCCTGAATCCTGAACAAACCACCTTCGCCTCCTGGCGTTTTGACGAGTTGTGGTTGAACCATGTCTGA
- a CDS encoding ABC transporter permease, which yields MSEPQCKTPRTPAWLSWFIGRLGYGLLTAWVISLVVFIATQALPSDPARVILGPDAPLDSILTLQHQLGLDQPILWQYLRWGGAVLRGDLGVSLDSNAPVSHILWDRFGYTLALLAGVIAVVVPVALALGVALALRRDSRLDRWSLSLLIFLKATPGFLLAIGLVLLFSMPHMDFLPAVSILDPDQSLLRQLKFLILPVLALSLTALPYLTRMVRAAMIEALESDYVIAARLRGIPHRRIVWLHTLPNALVPAIQGVALTLRTLIGGAVLAEVIFSYPGIGTALNAAIQMRDLPMIQAIVLVITLAVVLVNLLADLLTVLLTPKLRTARRVTLIQRNRRGITPWWRRSRGDA from the coding sequence ATGTCTGAGCCGCAATGCAAAACCCCACGCACGCCGGCGTGGCTGTCGTGGTTTATCGGGCGCCTGGGCTACGGTCTGCTGACCGCCTGGGTCATCAGCCTGGTGGTATTCATCGCCACCCAGGCACTGCCTTCGGACCCGGCGCGAGTGATCCTCGGCCCGGATGCGCCGCTGGACAGCATCCTTACCCTGCAGCATCAATTGGGGCTGGACCAGCCGATCCTGTGGCAATACCTGCGCTGGGGGGGCGCCGTCTTGCGTGGCGACCTCGGTGTGTCGCTGGATTCGAATGCGCCCGTCAGTCATATCCTGTGGGACCGCTTCGGCTACACCCTGGCATTGCTGGCCGGCGTGATCGCGGTGGTGGTGCCGGTGGCGCTGGCGCTGGGTGTCGCGCTGGCGTTGCGCCGGGACAGTCGCCTGGATCGCTGGAGCCTGTCGCTGTTGATCTTTCTCAAGGCCACGCCGGGCTTTCTGTTGGCGATAGGCCTGGTGCTGCTGTTTTCCATGCCGCACATGGACTTCTTGCCGGCGGTGTCGATCCTCGACCCGGACCAGTCGCTGCTGCGCCAGCTCAAGTTTCTGATCCTGCCGGTGTTGGCCCTGAGCCTCACCGCATTGCCTTATCTAACGCGGATGGTGCGGGCGGCGATGATCGAGGCGTTGGAATCCGATTACGTGATCGCCGCTCGCCTGCGCGGCATTCCGCACCGGCGCATTGTGTGGCTGCACACCTTGCCCAACGCGCTGGTGCCGGCGATCCAGGGTGTGGCGCTGACCCTGCGCACGCTAATTGGCGGCGCGGTCTTGGCCGAGGTGATCTTCAGTTACCCCGGCATTGGCACGGCGCTGAACGCGGCGATCCAGATGCGCGATCTGCCGATGATCCAGGCGATTGTGCTGGTGATCACCCTGGCGGTGGTGCTGGTCAACCTGCTCGCCGACCTGCTCACTGTATTGCTCACACCCAAGCTGCGCACCGCGCGCCGGGTCACGCTGATTCAACGCAACCGCCGGGGCATCACGCCGTGGTGGCGCCGTTCCCGAGGTGATGCATGA
- a CDS encoding ABC transporter permease has translation MNEPQIRKGALTTLLVVAFALFGPWLAPHGSTDMVGPVYGAPAGAAWLGFDFLGHDVLSRLLNGGLSVLWMSVAAAGIALAVGSTLGLLAGLSRRRLDQLITWSADVSLAFPDLILVLLIVSMLGRAPWLIVLTVSIAFIPGVIRLARASAVAVAGQEFVEAAQMMGYPRWRILFKEILPNILTPLLVHFGNMLTWGVGMLSGLSFLGYGVAPPTADWGLMINENQAGLLVQPWAVLAPAVLIGVFAYGTNILAEGIGRRSARMGEKQP, from the coding sequence ATGAACGAGCCGCAAATCCGTAAAGGCGCACTGACCACATTGCTGGTGGTTGCCTTCGCGTTGTTCGGCCCTTGGCTTGCGCCCCATGGTTCAACGGACATGGTCGGCCCGGTGTATGGCGCGCCTGCCGGGGCTGCCTGGCTGGGGTTTGATTTTCTTGGGCATGATGTGCTGTCGCGGTTGCTCAATGGCGGCTTGTCGGTGTTGTGGATGTCGGTGGCCGCCGCGGGTATCGCGCTGGCGGTCGGCAGCACGTTGGGCCTGCTGGCGGGCTTGTCGCGGCGGCGCCTGGACCAGTTGATTACCTGGTCGGCGGACGTGTCCCTGGCGTTTCCCGACCTGATCCTGGTGCTGCTGATCGTGTCGATGCTGGGCCGCGCGCCATGGCTGATTGTGTTGACCGTGTCCATCGCGTTCATTCCCGGGGTGATCCGCCTGGCGCGTGCCAGTGCGGTGGCGGTGGCGGGACAGGAGTTCGTCGAGGCGGCGCAGATGATGGGTTACCCGCGCTGGCGCATCCTGTTCAAGGAGATCCTGCCGAATATCCTCACGCCGTTGCTGGTGCACTTCGGCAACATGCTGACCTGGGGCGTGGGCATGCTGTCGGGCTTGAGTTTTCTCGGTTATGGCGTGGCGCCACCCACGGCGGACTGGGGCCTGATGATCAATGAAAACCAGGCCGGCCTGCTGGTGCAGCCCTGGGCGGTGCTGGCCCCGGCGGTGCTGATCGGGGTATTTGCCTACGGCACCAATATCCTTGCCGAAGGCATCGGCCGGCGCAGCGCACGGATGGGAGAAAAGCAGCCATGA